CCCACGACCTTGACGGACCCTTTCATGCAGCCGAAGGGATCATCGATGATACGGCTATCTATAGGGACGATCTGAACAAGGGGTTTTCCCCGTTTGGTGATTGTCACCGGACGGCGTTCGGTGCTGACGCGCTCGATGAGGCCGAGGAACTCCGCTTTCGCCTTGGCGGCAGCGACCGGTTGCTCGTCCAGGCGATTAGCAGCGCGCGAGCGTGCGGTTTTCGCTTGAACTTTTTTCGCGCTCCTCATGTGGTCACCTCAATGTGACTATCATATCAAAACTTGAAAACAGCAAAAGGCGCTGGCTTGGGACCAGCGCCTCTCTTTTCTCCTGCGCTGAAATTACTTGTCGTCGAAGATCAGAATCGCCGCGGCGATCGTTGTCGTCCAGCGGCCGTTCTTATCGCCGACGGCAGACTGCGTCACGTTTGCCGTGCGGACGATCTTGTCCGACATCCGATAGATCTCTTTCTTCTCGTCCCAGCCCTTATCCGGATCGAACTCAACGTCCAGCGTCGTCGCCAGCATCTCTGCGGCGAGCTCTTCAGCGTAGTCGCCGGCCTGCTCTTCTGTCTCGCCGAAGCTGTGGTGCTCGCTCAGATAGCCGTAGGTGTTTTTGTCCGTCGGGATCGCAACGCCAATCGAGCTCACCACCAGCCGGTGCGGCTCGCGCGTCGAGTTCTCCGCGACGACCGCAAACACCACCTCGCCGGGATGCAGATACTTCAGCCCTTCCTTGCGCGTCACGAGTTTGCACTGTGGCGGAAAGATAGATGACACGCGCACCAGATTTTGCGCAGCGATGCCTGCATCACGAAGCGCCAATTCGAAGGAGGTCAAACGCTCCTTGTGTTTACCAACGCCCTTCGTGAAAAAAAGGCGCTTGGGGACCATGTCCTTGCCCAATGAATGTTCCTCCAGATGTGTCCGCTTGCCAGAGTTGGCCGACCGGCGAGATAGCGAACAGCGCGTTCGCCCCAAGGAAAATTATCACATGCGAAGCCGCCAAACGAATCGCGCCCGTCCGTGAAAATCCCTCTTGCGCGCTCTTTGGCATCAGCAGCGCCCTTTCGCGGAATCCGCCGTGGTACTTGACGGCTCTTTCTGCTAATTTTTAT
The genomic region above belongs to Acidobacteriaceae bacterium and contains:
- a CDS encoding arginine decarboxylase, pyruvoyl-dependent, with the translated sequence MVPKRLFFTKGVGKHKERLTSFELALRDAGIAAQNLVRVSSIFPPQCKLVTRKEGLKYLHPGEVVFAVVAENSTREPHRLVVSSIGVAIPTDKNTYGYLSEHHSFGETEEQAGDYAEELAAEMLATTLDVEFDPDKGWDEKKEIYRMSDKIVRTANVTQSAVGDKNGRWTTTIAAAILIFDDK
- a CDS encoding type II toxin-antitoxin system prevent-host-death family antitoxin → MRSAKKVQAKTARSRAANRLDEQPVAAAKAKAEFLGLIERVSTERRPVTITKRGKPLVQIVPIDSRIIDDPFGCMKGSVKVVGDIVGPEPDLWEAMA